The DNA sequence aaaaaatcttaagtactaaatattagattttatggatattttatacgacagacgagtgtaagacctaatgtttcttggagaaatgttatcattaacattaactgtaccGACTactagaataaaattgcgagtttttatttttttgaatttttagtcggttcgagtcccgggcgaggcaaacgagttttagaaaatctttgaatgcagttttgtttctttttaaaataaaggaatgtctcctttaagtaaaatgagccagcttaagaatttaaggtagtttcggtctagggcccgacttatctttccaccctgtatactgaGACCGGGGACCTTGTGGTTGTGACAGTTCGTGTCGGTCGTGGAGAAAACGTGATTTGTTGGTGTTTAAATTTAGTATTTTGTGGTAAATAATGGACTATTACGAGAACTAATGTGAGTTATATAAATTTAacacaatttatttaattatcttaaaccttttttgttaatttgtttACCAATCAATTATGTATAGGTTATTTTTGGTTATAACACCGAATTAAGATTTCTGTATAACTATCCGTGTTTCTCTGCTTACAGAGACTGAAGATGGCTTTTAAAACCGCGTTTACGGCGGCCCTAAAGGGTCTGACGTCGGTGGATCCTAACGGCGTCCAGTTTCTGCTATTTAGCGACGATGATGTTCGCAAACTTAGTGTGGCGAAAATTACTAATACCCAGTCATTCGACTCAATGGGTAACGCCACCAAAGGGGGCCTTTATGATCCTGAGCTAGGACCAGTCAGGGACAGAAACGAGCTTTGTGCAACATGCACCAATCCTCTTCTTCATTGCTCAGGTCATTTTGGACACATTGAATTACCTCTGATTGTAGTAAATCCCTTGTTCATTAAAAATATCTACACGCTGTTCCGCATCAGCTGTTTAAAATGCTGCAAAATACAAATGGATGACAAAATGAAAACTCTTTTGACACTTCAATTGCAATTACTGGATGCTGGACATGTGACTGCGGCTTTAGACTTGGAAATTTTCTACAACAATGACACACTGACGAAGGAAAATATCCCCAAAGTTCtcaagaaatataaaaaaatgctaaaaaataaAGATCCGGTGACTGAAATGTTTCATAACAAAAACTCTGACAGACTGAGGGCAAGAATTGTTAACAATGTGTTCAAATCCATCAACACATCAAAGAAGTGCTTGTATTGCTCAGCCAAGATACTAAAAGTAACAACATCTGAGAACAGAATAATgcacactatcattagcaatgacaagGAAACAAAAGGAATCAAAATATTAATGCCTGATGAAATTAAACGTTACTGCACTTCCATAGCACAAAATGATGAGGCCATTTTGAAAGAATGCATTCCAATTTTAAAGTACTCAAAAACAGAACCGGCCACAGACATCTTCTTCATGGAAGTAGTTCCGGTTTTACCACCATCTCTGCGACCATGCAATGTGTTGAAAGGTGAACTGGTTGAACATCCCCAGAACAATATCTACAAGTCAATCATGACAATGGCGTACAATGCTCGTGCTGTTTTACAAGTACTCGCTTCACCTAATCAGAAAACAGTGGATAACTTGGAACAAGGACCAAGGCAGGCATATGAAAGTGTTTATGGAGCAAGCGCTGCTGAAAAACTGCATACAGTGTGGCAGGACTTGCAAAAACATGTGAACTACATCCTAAATTGTGAAGGTCAAGGCTTAAGTAGTTTAGGTCTCAAACAAGTACTTGAAAGGAAAACCGGAGTCATTAGAATGCATATGATGGGTAAAAGAGTTAACTTTGCGGCCCGTTCAGTCATCACTCCGGACCCTAATGTGGACATTGACGAAATTGGTGTTCCTGATGCATTTGCTACAAAACTGACATATCCAGTGCCTGTGACAGAGTGGAATGTGGAGGAGTTGAGGAAAATGGTGATTAATGGGCCCAATAAACATCCTGGAGCAGAGAAACTTGAAATTGAAAATGGAAGGATGATTCTTATTCCACCAGATTCCATTCAAAAGAGAAAAAGTTTAGCAAAGAGACTGTTGACTCCTGATGAGTATAAGAAGTCTAGCCTGAAGATTGTACACAGACACTTAGTTAACGGAGATGTATTGATATTGAACCGGCAGCCTACACTCCACAAGCCTAGTATGATGGCTCACCGGGCAAGGATCCTGAAAGGAGAGAAGACCCTCAGATTGCACTATGCCAACTGCAAATCCTACAATGCTGATTTTGATGGTGATGAAATGAATGCACATTTTCCACAGAAGGAAATAGCCAGGAGTGAAGCTTACCATGTTATGTCAGTAAGAAAACAATATCTAGTACCAAAAGATGGCACCCCACTTAGTGGGCTGATTCAGGATCATGTTATTGCCGGAGTGAAAATGTCCCTGAGGGGCACATTTTTCACCAAATCAGACTACCAGCAACTGGTCTTCCAAGCCTTGACTAATCATATAGGAGAGATTAAACTGCTGCCCCCCACTATACTTAAACCAATGGTACTCTGGTCTGGCAAGCAAGTCTTATCCACAATCATTATAAACAGTGTCCCCAAAGGTAAATCATACCTTTCCTTGACTAGTCACGCTAAAATTAGCGCGAAAGCATGGCAGAAAACGCCTCCAAGGCCTTGGAAAGCTGGTGGGACTAAATTACAAGGAAATAATATGACAGAGGCTGAGGTGGTCATACAAAAAGGTGAACTGTTGTCAGGTGTTTTGGATAAAACTCACTATGGAGCCACACCTTACGGTCTCGTACATTGTATGTATGAGCTGTATGGAGGAGACAGTTCCAGTGCCGTGCTAAGTTCGTTCTCGAAGATGTTTAGCTTCTACCTACAATGGATTGGCTTCACACTTGGCGTAAAAGACATTTTAGTTGTGGAGGAAGCTAATCAAAAACGAGATGACTACATCAGATTGGTGAGAAACACCGGAAAAATTGCCGCGGCTAAAGCTACGGAACTGCCCGTAGACGTCGACGATATCACTCTGAAAGACACCATTGAAGAGATGATGCAAAAAGACCCGAAATTCAGAGCTAATTTAGACAGGCACTATAAAAATATGCTTGATACTCACACAAACAGCATAAATACTGCTTGCTTGTCAGAAGGACTGCTGGAAAAGTTCCCATATAACAACCTCCAGTTGATGGTGCAGTCTGGTGCAAAAGGTTCTACTGTCAACACTATGCAAATTTCGTGCCTACTCGGCCAGATCGAGTTGGAAGGCAAACGTCCACCCCTCATGATATCTGGACGGTCCCTTCCGAGCTTCCCACCTTACGACGTTTCACCTAGAGCTGGTGGGTTCATAGATGGTCGCTTTATGACAGGTATTCAGCCACAGGAGTTCTTCTTCCATTGCATGGCTGGTCGTGAAGGTCTTATTGACACAGCCGTTAAAACCAGTAGGTCTGGTTACTTGCAACGGT is a window from the Cydia fagiglandana chromosome 13, ilCydFagi1.1, whole genome shotgun sequence genome containing:
- the LOC134670325 gene encoding DNA-directed RNA polymerase I subunit RPA1 — its product is MAFKTAFTAALKGLTSVDPNGVQFLLFSDDDVRKLSVAKITNTQSFDSMGNATKGGLYDPELGPVRDRNELCATCTNPLLHCSGHFGHIELPLIVVNPLFIKNIYTLFRISCLKCCKIQMDDKMKTLLTLQLQLLDAGHVTAALDLEIFYNNDTLTKENIPKVLKKYKKMLKNKDPVTEMFHNKNSDRLRARIVNNVFKSINTSKKCLYCSAKILKVTTSENRIMHTIISNDKETKGIKILMPDEIKRYCTSIAQNDEAILKECIPILKYSKTEPATDIFFMEVVPVLPPSLRPCNVLKGELVEHPQNNIYKSIMTMAYNARAVLQVLASPNQKTVDNLEQGPRQAYESVYGASAAEKLHTVWQDLQKHVNYILNCEGQGLSSLGLKQVLERKTGVIRMHMMGKRVNFAARSVITPDPNVDIDEIGVPDAFATKLTYPVPVTEWNVEELRKMVINGPNKHPGAEKLEIENGRMILIPPDSIQKRKSLAKRLLTPDEYKKSSLKIVHRHLVNGDVLILNRQPTLHKPSMMAHRARILKGEKTLRLHYANCKSYNADFDGDEMNAHFPQKEIARSEAYHVMSVRKQYLVPKDGTPLSGLIQDHVIAGVKMSLRGTFFTKSDYQQLVFQALTNHIGEIKLLPPTILKPMVLWSGKQVLSTIIINSVPKGKSYLSLTSHAKISAKAWQKTPPRPWKAGGTKLQGNNMTEAEVVIQKGELLSGVLDKTHYGATPYGLVHCMYELYGGDSSSAVLSSFSKMFSFYLQWIGFTLGVKDILVVEEANQKRDDYIRLVRNTGKIAAAKATELPVDVDDITLKDTIEEMMQKDPKFRANLDRHYKNMLDTHTNSINTACLSEGLLEKFPYNNLQLMVQSGAKGSTVNTMQISCLLGQIELEGKRPPLMISGRSLPSFPPYDVSPRAGGFIDGRFMTGIQPQEFFFHCMAGREGLIDTAVKTSRSGYLQRCLIKHLEGLSVGYDHTVRDSDSSVVQFAYGEDGLDVLKCQFLKEKQFEFLDVNADAVVSKSVIKTLKEDVDPKSIAKAQKSLKKWKKKHGDPFAKVRTSPFAQFSMVARNNIELDEKPTNETRDPYYWELEKMWRSLDEEERQQYGRKSCPDPIPSKISPEWKFGVINEQLDGIIQSYLKNRKESAYTKLTDKEKFSEVINAKYLESMADPGEPVGLLAAQSIGEPSTQMTLNTFHFAGRGDMNVTLGIPRLREILMTASAKLKTPNMDIPFKDLPNLNKKAEKLRQKLNRVTVADVLEKIDVDCEIVTEPNRQLKTTLKFWFLPKSQYKTQYAVKPKQIIHHMSRTFFAEMFAAVRKQAKTSSGIVWSAEKEKKRRKRDEEDEEDVGDEATAAKEPAADPDDDSSDDEPNNDDDDATQVKKRNKRAEEQEYEDPESGEEEKSDDEDMNDDPTKDNEDADKGNDDEVSAADKTLMNEVVGKIDSATNYCFDTKNHQWCELTVLFPISFLKVDLSQALRDAAAKSVIHQVKNIKRAITNREKNILYLKTEGINIVEMFKYDDLLHVDKLYSNDVHAIARTYGIEAANKVIIKEIQNVFNVYGITVDPRHLTLVADYMTYNGVFEPMSRKGMESSTAPLQQMSFESSLIFLKEAVLNAKVDNIHSASSCVMLGQPCRIGTGAFDVRPLIPQTNSKKKFDDIEEE